In the genome of Passer domesticus isolate bPasDom1 chromosome 2, bPasDom1.hap1, whole genome shotgun sequence, the window AGCCCCTTCTGCGTTTGTGGGGGCTAACCGCCAGTTTCCCTGGAATTCTCTCTCCTGTGCCTTTCTATTCCCGCTGCCGTGTGCTTTTTGCTTTCAGAGTCTCCTGATGCTGATGGACAGCCCCCTGAAtcgggctgggctcctgcaggtTTATATCCATACCAAGAAGAATGTTCTCATTGAGGTCAATCCCCAAACCAGAATCCCAAGAACTTTTGATCGATTCTGTGGTCTCATGGGTAGGTGATTTAAACTCTGCACCAGCTATAGAATAATGCAGGAGGGTGGTCAGGACTGGGGGAGCTTTGGGAAAAGTCAAAAACTGGCACTGACCTTAAAATGTGAAAGAGACAAAAGAGCAGAGAAGTGAAAGTCCCTTTCTGGGACATTCCAGGAtgccttccccagcacaggggggAGTGCCTGCAGGAGGCTGTGCTGTCAGCAAAATAAGTTTTTTCAGGCTGTGATAGGAGCTCTAAAGGTGGACTTTTTGTGTACCTCAGCTCAGGCAAAGCATGGGATTCCTCCAGCAAATCACCACACAGcttaagtgattttttttcttgttttctctttgcCAGTTCAGCTGCTGCATAAGCTCAGCGTTAGAGCAGCTGATGGGCCTCAGAAACTGCTGAAGGTAAATATTCTGTAACTGTTCACTCTGAGGTTGCAACATTCTaatggcactgcaggagggacTTTTTCCTGAGGGGGGAGGTGTGGTTTTGGTTGTGGGTGTGGTTGCTATTCTATCCCAGCCCATCCTTGCTGGGGGGCCCAGGTTTCAGGGGGGCTCTCCCAcatgccaggagctgctgctgcaggaaggaaaccCCAAACACACCTGTCCTTGGAGCTGAGGGATCTGTCTCCTCATGTGAGCCTGACTGCCACGCCTGGACACTGACACTTCTTGGGTACACCTTTCAAAAAGGCAGAGAGAGGTGGAAATGAAGATACAATTAACTTGAATGGCTTCTGCAGTCATAGAGGGGAAGACTGGATAAACCACAGGGACAAAGGATTTATCATGGTATTGAATTCCTCGGATGAACTTGTTGCTGGAAATGCCAGAAAAGCAGCTGATGGTGATGTCATCTTGGCAGAGGAGGCTTGGCCCTAGCCAGTGCACCTCCCTGAGGACACAGGTCAGCAGGACTCCCAGAAGCAAAGGAGAACTAACCGTGACTTAAACGTGTGTTGTAACTTTCTTCTGGAAAATCTGGATTCCCCAGAGAAGGAGACTGGTTTTaaatcccagcagcagcctgcttGCCAGCCAAGATGAGACAGAATTGTCTAAAGGGGACTACAGGTCCTCCATGCCCATCCCTCTGTGCCAGCTTCAAGAGGGTTTTCCAGGTACACACTGGCAACATCTGGACACAGCTGCTGGGGTTTgttctgtccctgtgctgggcatccTGACCCTGCTACCCAATGAGTCCTTCATGGCTTCTTTGAAGGAGAAGGTGGTGTTTGGGGTGCTTTTCCTGGGAGCAgtgctgtgcctcagcttctcctggctATTCTGTACTGCCTGCTGTCACTTGGAGAAGGTCCTGTGGAATTCTGGATTACTCAGGAATTGTGCTGCTGCTCATGGGGAGCTCTGCTACTCATTCTGCTGCTCCCCCACAGCCAAGACTCATGTACCTCTACATCACCTGTACCCTGGGCATACCTCAACCCATctgggattgtttttgctcaaggacctgggTGTACTTGGTGGGTAATCAGGGGGACAGGGAAACAGGATGTGTACCTCAAGGGGATTTGAGTTTTGGTCTGTGATGTTGAATTGTGTACTTAATGTTGGTTATGGAATGACAGCACCACTGTATTTTGTAAATACCATGGACAATGAGGATGGACTGCTCCAGATGCACCAGTCATGAGCTCCTGATGCAACCAGCTGatgaattttttgtttgttgctttTAGCAAACAGTGCATCTAGCTAGGTGTCAGGGTCTGTGACCTCTACACCCCTgttaattttctgctttctgcaggTGATTAAAAATCCAGTCACTGACCACCTGCCCGTGGGCTGTATGAAGATTGGCACCTCTTTTGCAGTGCCACAGGTGTCAGATCTGCGTGAGCTggttcctgcagcagagccagttGTCGTTGTGGTGGGAGCTTTTGCCCATGGCTCAGTAAGTGTGTGCATCCCTTATCTGGGGTTGTGAAATGGTTTCAGTCTTGTTCTGAGAATGGAGGTTTTATCTGCCCTTTTGTGGCTTGGTTTCCCCTCCACCCagccccccattttcccctgtaTGCTTGTCAAAAAAAGGCCCAAAACTGCAACACATGGGATTGTTGTCCCTCCCAAGTGAGGGCATTAGTGAAGGCTGGCAGTTTCCCTGCTGAGGAAATACTGTGCCTCTGCAGTTcttagggttggaagggatctctggagatcatccagtccaaccccctgctaaggcagggtcacctggagcaggtgacacaggaacatGTCCAGGCGGattttgaatgtctccagagagggagactccgcagcctccctgggcagcacgTTGAGTGCTCTGCTACCCTCATcataaagaagttcttcctcatgttgtggtgaaacttcttgtgttttagTTTGTGGCCACTGCTCCTTGCCCTGTTGCTGGGCACCAGAGGAAAgagtctggcaccatcctcttggCACCTGCCCTAGAGATATTTATGTGTATTAATGAGATCCCCTGTCAGTCTTCCCTTCCCTAGACAAAACAGGCCCTGCAGTCTCTCCTCATAAGAGGTGGTTCCATGTCCTAATAATctttcttgcttctgctgcacCCTCTCCAGTGGCTCCTTGTCTTTCTTGTTTTAATGGAGATGGGGCTCAGTGAAAACTTTTTGCAacttggtaattttttttttctatttccccCCCTCTTCTCCCAGGTCAATGTTGACTACACAGAAAAGATGGTCTCCATCAGCAACTAtcccctttctgctgccctgacgTGTGCTAAAATTACTACTGCCTTTGAGGAAGTGTGGGGAGTAGTATGAGCTTCTGCTGCTACTGCTGTCATGATGGACTTGTATACAGTGACTTCACATTCTGGAAGGGCTCTTTGACTTGGGTGTGGACCTGGTGCAGCTTTGGGCTCCTGGAAAACACTTCAACTTCGTCCTTGGAGCTTCTGAAGCAATGAGACTTTAAACGGACTGCCCCACTGACCCTTTTTCCTCCTATTAAAGGTACCTTTTTTTGAGTAAAAATCGCCTGTGAATTTTACTTTCTCATTTTTCATATGTGGGCAGGCTGGATCCCCTTATAGCAGGGACTTGGCCCAAATTTGTCACAGAACTGGAATTCTTAGCTGTGCCCTGCTCACCCTGGTGTCACTCGGTCCTGTAGGATCGCATTGCTCGGCGGCATGTGACAGTTCACACTCCCACACCGAGGCACCCAAGAGGAAAGGAGCTGAAGCCGATGTTAAAAAGACCAGGAGCAATTTTTATCTTAGATGACAAACGTAGAAAAGTCAGAAGGTGGCTCCAATCCAACGCAGCACCTGCCGTGAGTGTGGTACAATCATCTGGTATCAGCGGAGAGACGAGTGCCGGCCGCGGGGCGGCAGAGATAAGGCAACAGACAGAAGGTGGAGGGTCTCAAGGAGGCTCGCTCGGATCCCCTCCTTTCGGGTCTCTGACCCTGTGCtttctccttccccctccttGCGTTGAAAAATAGTCATACTTCAACACAGCAAACTTGGCAGGTGATGCTTTGCTTCCGGAGTGTTAAATCAACTCCTACGAATGCACAGGTGGTACAATCTGAAAAACAGAGGCGCCCTAGATTTGCTTCGGTTGATTCCATGTTTGCCTttcgccctgggctgcagcattGCTGCCCCACTTGACTTCCTGGTCCCTACCTCATACAGCCTTACCTTTTGGCTGTTACTCTGCtctttttaacttttcttttcGTGGCACGATTAATCTGCGAATGTAAGGCAACACCAGCAGTAAGGTGAAGAACAACACGTGGCCGAAGAAATAAATAGATCTGTACACCTGTAAAGAGAAAGGCAGGGTTGGGGATCAGCAGCCAGCTTTAAGCCAAGAACACaggggaggggatggagggaacaGGGTTGACCATGTGGGTCATCTTTGGCTTCTAAATACCTTCATCCATTTGTCCCAGGTGAAGAGGCAAAATGGCACCAGGGAATAACCCATGAACATCCAGTGGTTAGTCTGCTGCAGCACGTAGAAGATGGGCCGCAAGACAGTGATGGAGGCCAAAGTGCTTAGGGCAGGACTGTCCCGAACAAGGTTCATGGCctaatttaaagaaaagaaagcagaattcTCACCAGTTGGATGTCCTGTGGCTGTATATGCAGGCTCTGGGGCCAAAGTTCTCTATCCAGCTGTGTAAAATGTGTTTTAGTAAGCAGCTAATCTAAAAAGTAGGTAAATCCCCTGTCCTGGCCAAggttttaattaagaaaatacATCTTAATAAAGAATATTGTTCCTGCAGTACTAGGAGTTTTAACAGAAGCATTCAGCTCATGTGCTTGTCCTCCAGTCTTTCCAGCTGCCAAGCACTTCAGCCACCCTCTACTCATATGCCAAGTTTTCTGGTTCTCTCCCTGTCAGCTTCTGCAATATATTTATGGTTTGCACACACAGAAGACAGCAACCTACTGAACTCTTCAGAACAAAACCCTGCCATGCTTGAAAACCAATTCCAAAGTGAGCAGctatttttcatatttaatgTAAGTGAAGCCTTTGGAGTGCTACTTTCCAGACTCAGGGGCAGAGGCTAACACAGCCCCCCCCATTCTGGTAAGGCAGACAAAGCATACCTGTCTTTCCACGATGACTATCAGCAGCTCCATCTGAAAGCACACCAGGTAGCCAGAGTGCAGCCCGTGCCAGATGGCCAGGAAGAACAGGGCCAGTGCCTGTGACAGCAGTTTGTTGCCCAGGAACTTCAAGCGCTTGAAGATGTAGCTAGAGCAGAAAAGAAACAATGTACTCCCAGGTTattccctgccctcccctggCTGTGTCAGGGATGAAGGGCCCAGGGGACCCGATGCCTTTGCACACTCCGtggtggcaggagcagcatgaCCAGGGCAAAACCtacatcaaaacattcttaaagGAATCCCAGCTACAAGGGGGAGAGGGGGGTCATTACATACAATTTGGCTGTGGGTCTCAGCAAGTGCTGAACCAAAACCCATCCAGGTTTGGAGTGGGGAGCACCAAGAGCCATGATGCAGGAAGCAGctgtcagagcagctctgtggctggctgagcaggcaggcagccccAAGGGCTTGCTGTAGATTCCCATTCTAGTCTCTGCTGCCATCAGCTGCTTGCCTTTATTAATGAACTGCTCTTCCAGACCCCTCTAACCCAGTACCCCAATAACCTGTTTCTAAGGCACAGCAGCAAAATATGGAAAAAGGTGCACAAACTGAAAACTGGCAGATTCTTCCTCTAATGCTCCTGCTTAGCCTAAGGTCTTGGTTCTGCTGACAGAACAGAACTGACACATTACAGAAGGAGGATTTTGTCCTGCTCACCGGGCCACCCAAGCATTGGTGTTGATGTTGAAAGAAGCAATGGTCCCTGTGAACAAAGGTGTTGTCTCATACAGCCAGACCTTCATGTTGGCACAGGCATTCCACAAAGGCTTTCCGTTCTGGTCTTTCCCATTGTACCCCAGACCAACAAGGATGCAGACTCCTTCCTATCAAAAAAATGCACAAGAAAGATAAGATGAAAACATTGCCCTAGTTTTGCTGGAGAAGCAGAGCTGAGGAAATGCTGACTCTCACTGTGTTGAGAGCATCACTACAGACAGAACAAATGGATTAAAAACTGCCTTTTAGTTAGCTAGCCTTTGCTAACTTAAAGCAAGCTGAACTGACCTGCACCGATCTCCAGATATTTGGATTTCTTCCATTTAGTGCTAAGTCCAAGAGGCTTGGACCTTTATTAATTTGTCTTTTGCTTCTGGAATGACATTTAGACTCACCGTAACAAGCCAGCAAGTTACGTATTTGTAGAGTATCATTTTGCCCCAGATCAATATGTAACCACAACGAAACCAGAAAGGCTTCTCCTGCAGAGATAAGAGTGAAACAgagtaaaaataaaacctggAGTTGAGTGGCCATAATGACACAAGGTATTTCATCATGGTCTTTTGTTTTTATCTGTGTTAAGACACACAGACTGGGCTGCCAGGCTTATGCAAACTTACACATCATTCTCTTTCCTTTGGTAATATTTGGCTGTATTGAAATGTGTAGGGTTTGGGAAGACTCTAGGATTAGCATAATCAAAATGCTTGCTGATAATCTGACAGTAGGAGTTATTTGTTAGGAGCTTTCCAAGAACGTCAAAGATTATGGTAAGCCTTACAAGTTACTCTAGTGAAATTCTTTGCACATAATGGTTAAGTGGAAAGTCATTACAAGGTCATAAAATATATACGTTAGGTATGAGAAGCAACAGTAGCATTTAAGATCAATTATCCGTTTGTggaagtttttgtttgtttcagttCTGCTTAACAGATTCCTGTTCTGCATCAGGTGGAATCATCAAGACAGGCAGTAAAGCCAAATTAGCTGTGGAAAATCCTATCACTAGTTGCCGATTTATTGTTAAATTGaggccaaaaaaaaaggaaataaaaaaaataattccactCTTGTAGATCCAGTGCCCATCAGAGAAGTGGAATTCTTCCACACCCCACAAGGCCAAGTGAATACATACCATATATTCATCTGAGGTGAGGTACTCATCAGACACATAGGGGCTTGACAAGGTGTAGGTTACTAGAAACAAGAGACCCAGGCTCAGACGCTTGAGAGCAGgcacaaaactgagaaagaaaaataccaaGGTCAAAGAAATGCCTTGGAAAGAGACCATCAAACTCATAGTTTTAAAAACAGAGGTGGAGAGGAGGAGGTAGGGGAGACAGCGACAGGGGGTCACCACATTCCACTGCAGCAGATGCCTCCATTTGGAAGCTGGGATGCAAACATCACCAGGTTGGAACTGAGTCTGTACTAAAGATGTCAAATGGTTGTTGATGTTCATGCCCTGGAACAATGCCGGGACATTAAGCAGAATTATGAgcgacttttgaaagactgccTTGTTTCATAAATCACCCCTGGTTACAGTAGTTCTGCGTTCAGGTGAGAAGGCAGTCTGCTGCAGGGAACGTGGAGGAGCCAGCTTTCTAGGATCTTAGGAAGGGGAGAAGCCAAGCAGCTTTGTATTACCTATTGGGTCTCTGGCCTGGAACGTCAGTCATCTCACCCCTTGCCAGTTTCTGATAGTCTGTCATGGAGAACTGAGGCCCAACCATGAAGGCACCATAGAAATAGGAGAATCCTGAGACCTCCAGCAAGGTAGGAACCCCCCGAACAGCAAATCGCTGCTGCTCAGGGGTCAGGAACTCCTGCACCAAAGGGAGTGGCATTAACATCATCCCAGGAATTTCACCCAGCTCTGGATGTTAGGTCCTCACCCTGCCTTCTTACTGGTTTCAGTTCTTGCTCCCCATGGACATGGAACTTTACACTTTGTACTTCATGTCCattcctctccccagccctctgTGCCCACCCCCTCCAAACAGCAACAAGATCCAATGGCTGAGACCAGTTACACAGGTCTCTATTCCCAAATAAGCTCCAAACATGGAAGGGATCCACTGACAtgcatccctgggagcagagtaGGCATAGTAGGAGCACTGTATCTGATCTATTCCAGTACCTGACTGTAATTTCATGTACTCTCCCAAGACCTTATCATGCTACAATTCCTATTTCTTGATgcaaaaattgtttttaaatactTGAAGCTTCAGGTCAGGAAGTTTCATTTTGACCTCATTTTCCTGCAGTCAGCAGTGATTCCATGGATGCTACAGACTTGGTCAGGCC includes:
- the EMG1 gene encoding ribosomal RNA small subunit methyltransferase NEP1, with the protein product MAAPRRARGDGGEREEDEGRSLEAKRPRGQRRLLVVLEGASLETVKVGKTFELLNCDKHKALLLRNGRDPGEVRPDIAHQSLLMLMDSPLNRAGLLQVYIHTKKNVLIEVNPQTRIPRTFDRFCGLMVQLLHKLSVRAADGPQKLLKVIKNPVTDHLPVGCMKIGTSFAVPQVSDLRELVPAAEPVVVVVGAFAHGSVNVDYTEKMVSISNYPLSAALTCAKITTAFEEVWGVV
- the LPCAT3 gene encoding lysophospholipid acyltransferase 5 isoform X2, with protein sequence MIVLSELLLASRYPFALFQRYFLFQKETYLIHLYNVFTGLSIAYFNFGTQFFHSLICVLIQFLILRLMGRTITAVITTFLFQMTYLMAGYYFTATEHYDIKWTMPHCVLTLKLIGLAIDYYDGGKDPEFLTPEQQRFAVRGVPTLLEVSGFSYFYGAFMVGPQFSMTDYQKLARGEMTDVPGQRPNSFVPALKRLSLGLLFLVTYTLSSPYVSDEYLTSDEYMEKPFWFRCGYILIWGKMILYKYVTCWLVTEGVCILVGLGYNGKDQNGKPLWNACANMKVWLYETTPLFTGTIASFNINTNAWVARYIFKRLKFLGNKLLSQALALFFLAIWHGLHSGYLVCFQMELLIVIVERQAMNLVRDSPALSTLASITVLRPIFYVLQQTNHWMFMGYSLVPFCLFTWDKWMKVYRSIYFFGHVLFFTLLLVLPYIRRLIVPRKEKLKRAE
- the LPCAT3 gene encoding lysophospholipid acyltransferase 5 isoform X1, with protein sequence MGAQGAARGAGAALAGAAAGLGARPAGGAAGGKMAVAGSGWSLARLAEALGSSEQALRLILSILMGYPFALFQRYFLFQKETYLIHLYNVFTGLSIAYFNFGTQFFHSLICVLIQFLILRLMGRTITAVITTFLFQMTYLMAGYYFTATEHYDIKWTMPHCVLTLKLIGLAIDYYDGGKDPEFLTPEQQRFAVRGVPTLLEVSGFSYFYGAFMVGPQFSMTDYQKLARGEMTDVPGQRPNSFVPALKRLSLGLLFLVTYTLSSPYVSDEYLTSDEYMEKPFWFRCGYILIWGKMILYKYVTCWLVTEGVCILVGLGYNGKDQNGKPLWNACANMKVWLYETTPLFTGTIASFNINTNAWVARYIFKRLKFLGNKLLSQALALFFLAIWHGLHSGYLVCFQMELLIVIVERQAMNLVRDSPALSTLASITVLRPIFYVLQQTNHWMFMGYSLVPFCLFTWDKWMKVYRSIYFFGHVLFFTLLLVLPYIRRLIVPRKEKLKRAE